From Spirochaeta isovalerica, the proteins below share one genomic window:
- the hisA gene encoding phosphoribosylformimino-5-aminoimidazole carboxamide ribotide isomerase translates to MKIRPCIDLHNGKVKQIVGGTLTDRDNSARENFVSSRGASYYARQYRDDKMTGGHIVKLGPGNDNEAEKALKIWPEGMQIGGGITGDNCRLWIDRGASHVIVTSWVFRDGAIDFTRLDELVKLIGKKRLVLDLSCRKQNGKYVVVTDRWQRYTDFIVNRKNIALLESYCDEFLIHAADVEGLRGGIEADLVSDLGRWSSIPVTYAGGARDLNDAEKVKELGRGLVDLTIGSALDIFGGSLAYRDVVQWNRENRGVY, encoded by the coding sequence ATGAAAATCAGGCCCTGTATAGATTTGCACAACGGTAAAGTCAAACAGATAGTCGGCGGAACCCTGACCGATAGAGATAACAGCGCCAGGGAGAATTTCGTTTCCTCCCGCGGTGCGTCCTATTATGCGCGTCAATACCGCGACGATAAAATGACCGGGGGACATATCGTAAAACTCGGTCCGGGAAATGATAATGAAGCGGAAAAAGCTCTGAAGATCTGGCCGGAAGGTATGCAGATCGGTGGGGGGATTACCGGAGATAACTGCCGGCTCTGGATCGACCGCGGAGCGTCCCATGTCATTGTCACGTCCTGGGTCTTCCGCGATGGCGCAATCGATTTTACCAGACTGGACGAACTTGTTAAGCTTATAGGGAAAAAGCGGCTTGTTCTGGACTTGAGCTGCCGGAAACAAAATGGTAAATATGTTGTCGTTACAGACCGCTGGCAGAGATATACCGACTTTATCGTAAACAGGAAAAACATCGCTCTTCTCGAATCCTATTGCGATGAGTTTCTGATCCATGCCGCCGATGTGGAAGGCTTGAGGGGAGGGATAGAAGCCGATCTAGTGTCAGATCTCGGCCGATGGTCTTCCATCCCTGTGACTTATGCCGGAGGAGCCCGCGACCTGAATGATGCGGAGAAAGTCAAAGAGCTGGGCAGAGGTCTGGTTGACCTGACAATCGGCAGCGCTCTGGATATTTTCGGAGGTTCCCTGGCCTATAGAGACGTTGTTCAGTGGAATCGGGAGAATAGAGGTGTATACTAG
- a CDS encoding metallophosphoesterase family protein, which translates to MHIRITLVFIISFFLLTGCDQIALLGGFFYSYSTPDERFIESQTMDYESDPSLIKDLNSEDKKYQFIVFSDIQGQDPELPQLRVVLDEYMVDEDEFILDCGDSSEHGFLEEFEAYKSIMDGKGKPWFQTIGNHDTYHSGWKYYREVLGKTTFSLEIGYRDTPDSGSMFIIALDSANSTIGALQMEWLEETLKKESGHWDHQIVFSHSQFFADPILTVVQFSDPEEIYKLMYLFSKYKVDIMFAGHTHVWNYRTLNGVEYVTTPPLEKPFSEDAFIRVFVDGDKLSWEKVIMEP; encoded by the coding sequence ATGCACATTAGAATAACATTAGTTTTTATTATATCTTTTTTTCTATTAACCGGATGTGATCAGATCGCTCTGCTCGGAGGATTCTTTTACAGTTATTCCACACCTGATGAAAGATTTATCGAAAGCCAAACTATGGACTACGAAAGCGATCCGTCACTGATCAAAGATCTGAACAGTGAAGATAAAAAATATCAATTTATTGTTTTTTCAGATATTCAGGGACAGGATCCTGAGCTGCCTCAGTTGAGAGTTGTACTGGACGAATACATGGTTGACGAAGATGAGTTCATACTGGATTGCGGAGATTCATCGGAACACGGTTTTCTGGAAGAGTTCGAAGCATATAAATCCATCATGGACGGAAAAGGTAAACCATGGTTCCAGACTATCGGTAATCATGACACTTACCATTCAGGATGGAAGTACTATAGAGAAGTACTCGGAAAGACCACGTTCTCTCTGGAAATAGGTTATAGAGATACCCCGGATTCCGGTTCTATGTTTATTATAGCACTTGATTCGGCAAACAGTACGATAGGCGCTTTGCAGATGGAATGGCTCGAGGAAACACTCAAAAAAGAATCGGGGCACTGGGATCATCAGATCGTATTCTCCCACAGCCAGTTTTTCGCCGATCCCATACTGACCGTTGTTCAGTTTTCCGATCCTGAAGAGATTTACAAACTGATGTATCTTTTTTCCAAATATAAAGTTGATATCATGTTTGCCGGACACACGCACGTATGGAACTACCGTACATTAAACGGAGTGGAGTACGTCACGACTCCCCCTCTAGAGAAACCTTTCAGCGAAGATGCTTTTATCCGGGTTTTCGTCGATGGGGATAAGCTCAGCTGGGAAAAAGTCATTATGGAACCTTAA